The Streptomyces sp. DH-12 genome has a window encoding:
- a CDS encoding threonine/serine dehydratase — protein sequence MIEIADIETAAERIAGHVVRTPVVPSPGLSALLGVPVTVKLELLQRTGSFKVRGAAAKLLALSEAERAAGVVAVSGGNHGIALAVTAAALDVKATVVMPRSAPVRAVEIARASGATVRVTDDMDGAFALTAELRQDGLTLVHPFDDPVVIAGQGTVGLEFAEDAGELTDVLVSIGGGGLISGVAAALRARRPGVRVWGVETEGAQAMSEALAAGGPVPVALTSIVSTLSAPAVSRLTYDHVAELVTEVLVVPDREAVRGSLDLADHAKVWAEPAAGCLLPAARRVLERVGEDARLGLVVCGGNATTADMAAWTDHFSLR from the coding sequence GTGATCGAGATCGCCGACATCGAAACCGCGGCCGAGCGGATCGCCGGGCACGTGGTGCGCACCCCGGTCGTGCCGAGCCCCGGACTGTCGGCACTGCTCGGCGTGCCGGTGACGGTCAAGCTGGAACTGCTGCAGCGCACCGGGTCGTTCAAGGTGCGCGGCGCGGCGGCGAAGCTGCTGGCGTTGAGCGAGGCCGAGCGGGCCGCCGGGGTGGTCGCGGTGAGCGGCGGCAACCACGGCATCGCGCTGGCGGTGACGGCCGCCGCGCTCGATGTGAAGGCGACCGTGGTGATGCCGCGTTCGGCGCCCGTGCGGGCCGTGGAGATCGCGCGGGCGTCGGGCGCCACGGTGCGGGTGACGGACGACATGGACGGGGCGTTCGCCCTCACCGCCGAGCTGCGGCAGGACGGTCTGACCCTGGTCCACCCCTTCGACGACCCGGTGGTGATCGCCGGTCAGGGCACCGTGGGCCTGGAGTTCGCCGAGGACGCCGGTGAGCTGACCGACGTGCTGGTCAGCATCGGCGGTGGCGGCCTGATCTCCGGGGTCGCGGCGGCCCTGCGCGCCCGGCGGCCCGGGGTGCGGGTGTGGGGCGTGGAGACCGAGGGGGCGCAGGCGATGTCCGAGGCGCTGGCGGCGGGCGGCCCGGTGCCGGTCGCGCTCACGTCGATCGTCTCCACCCTCAGCGCGCCGGCCGTGTCGCGGCTGACGTACGACCATGTCGCGGAGCTGGTCACCGAGGTGCTGGTGGTGCCGGACCGGGAGGCGGTGCGGGGCTCGCTGGACCTGGCGGACCACGCCAAGGTGTGGGCGGAACCGGCCGCGGGCTGTCTGCTCCCGGCCGCCCGCCGGGTCCTGGAACGGGTCGGCGAGGACGCCCGCCTGGGGCTGGTGGTGTGCGGCGGCAACGCCACCACCGCCGACATGGCGGCGTGGACGGACCACTTCTCCCTGCGCTGA
- a CDS encoding AIM24 family protein has protein sequence MKGDLFSSEHMVRPATAPGMTVENAKCLRYTVDGEMLARQGAMVAYRGDLRFERKGQGVGGMLKRAVTGEGLPLMAVRGQGEAWFAHEAQSCFLVEVEPGDEFTVNGRNVLCFDATLSYRISTVKGAGITGGGLFNSVFTGHGRLGLVCEGSPLVIPVTPQSPVYVDTDAIVGWTAGLSTSLHRSQSLGSMLRGGSGEAVQLVLQGQGHVVVRPSEAPPHKAQQH, from the coding sequence ATGAAGGGTGATCTGTTTTCCAGTGAGCACATGGTGCGGCCGGCCACGGCCCCGGGCATGACGGTGGAGAACGCCAAGTGCCTGCGCTACACCGTCGACGGCGAGATGCTCGCCCGCCAGGGCGCGATGGTCGCCTACCGCGGCGACCTCCGGTTCGAGCGCAAGGGCCAGGGCGTGGGCGGGATGCTCAAGCGCGCGGTGACCGGTGAGGGACTGCCGCTGATGGCGGTGCGCGGGCAGGGCGAGGCCTGGTTCGCGCACGAGGCGCAGAGCTGCTTCCTCGTGGAGGTGGAGCCCGGCGACGAGTTCACCGTCAACGGCCGCAACGTGCTGTGCTTCGACGCCACGCTGTCCTACCGCATCTCCACCGTGAAGGGCGCCGGCATCACCGGCGGCGGCCTGTTCAACAGCGTCTTCACCGGGCACGGCCGGCTGGGCCTGGTCTGCGAGGGCAGCCCGCTGGTGATCCCGGTGACCCCGCAGAGCCCGGTGTACGTGGACACCGACGCGATCGTCGGCTGGACGGCGGGCCTGTCCACCTCGCTGCACCGCTCGCAGTCGCTGGGCTCGATGCTGCGCGGCGGCTCGGGCGAGGCCGTGCAGCTGGTGCTCCAGGGGCAGGGGCACGTCGTGGTCCGGCCGAGCGAGGCGCCGCCGCACAAGGCGCAGCAGCACTGA
- a CDS encoding CAP domain-containing protein, which yields MSELVPGGNIPLPGGAVTVRVPGPFDVSALITDDGRKVAGDADFVFYNQPSAPGARLGGDTLVVHPAALRAGATRVTVAVSPEEPGTPLSALPAPVLEVTGPGGRALARFRPPRPDRETVLLLAEIYRRGDGWKLRALGQGYADGLAGLARDFGVDVEDDEGAVSTRTAPVVTGRAPVSPGTAARSAPRTHPAVPPRPAAPPSAGDDFLALVNSARQAAGSPPVTHDGRLAAAAREHARSMARGGRPGVEGPDGVSVYQRVVSAGYPYLTVGEHLVSGPLSVDRFVGHCLRHEAARRTVCDPAFAHAAVASCEGGGATYWTALWARPLTPEGLDRTVAEVVDLTNRERARAGLPPLSRDPLLTAAAQAHSADMVARDFYAHTAPDGGKPWDRAAAAGSRCRAVGENIACGQRSAAEVVRGWMNSPGHRANILKPEFTHIGVGFAGGGRAGTYWTQLFGG from the coding sequence ATGAGCGAATTGGTCCCCGGCGGCAACATCCCGCTCCCGGGCGGTGCGGTGACCGTCCGGGTGCCGGGGCCGTTCGACGTGTCCGCGCTGATCACGGACGACGGCCGGAAGGTGGCCGGGGACGCGGACTTCGTCTTCTACAACCAGCCGTCCGCGCCGGGCGCGCGGCTCGGCGGCGACACGCTCGTCGTCCACCCGGCGGCGCTGCGCGCGGGCGCCACCCGGGTCACGGTCGCCGTCAGTCCCGAGGAGCCCGGCACCCCGCTGAGCGCCCTGCCGGCCCCCGTGCTGGAGGTCACCGGCCCCGGCGGGCGCGCCCTGGCCCGCTTCCGCCCGCCGCGTCCCGACCGGGAGACGGTGCTGCTGCTCGCGGAGATCTACCGGCGCGGCGACGGCTGGAAGCTGCGCGCCCTCGGGCAGGGGTACGCGGACGGACTGGCCGGTCTCGCGCGGGACTTCGGCGTCGACGTGGAGGACGACGAGGGCGCCGTGTCCACCCGTACCGCCCCGGTCGTCACCGGCAGGGCGCCGGTGAGCCCCGGCACGGCGGCCCGGTCCGCCCCGCGGACGCACCCGGCCGTCCCGCCCCGCCCGGCGGCCCCGCCGTCCGCCGGGGACGACTTCCTGGCCCTGGTCAACTCCGCGCGGCAGGCCGCCGGCTCCCCGCCGGTGACGCACGACGGGCGGCTGGCCGCGGCGGCCCGGGAGCACGCCCGGTCGATGGCGCGCGGCGGGCGTCCCGGCGTCGAGGGCCCGGACGGCGTGTCGGTGTACCAGCGCGTCGTCTCCGCCGGGTACCCGTACCTCACCGTCGGCGAGCACCTGGTCTCCGGACCGTTGTCCGTCGACCGGTTCGTCGGCCACTGCCTGCGCCACGAGGCGGCCCGCCGCACGGTGTGCGACCCGGCGTTCGCCCACGCCGCCGTGGCCTCCTGCGAGGGCGGCGGGGCCACGTACTGGACGGCGCTGTGGGCGCGTCCGCTCACCCCGGAGGGCCTGGACCGCACGGTGGCGGAGGTCGTCGACCTCACCAACCGCGAGCGCGCGCGGGCCGGGCTGCCCCCGCTGTCCCGCGACCCGCTGCTGACCGCGGCCGCGCAGGCGCACAGCGCCGACATGGTGGCGCGTGACTTCTACGCGCACACCGCGCCGGACGGCGGCAAGCCCTGGGACCGGGCCGCCGCCGCGGGGTCCCGCTGCCGGGCCGTCGGCGAGAACATCGCGTGCGGGCAGCGCTCGGCCGCCGAGGTGGTGCGCGGCTGGATGAACAGTCCGGGGCACCGGGCGAACATCCTCAAGCCGGAGTTCACGCACATCGGCGTCGGCTTCGCGGGCGGCGGCCGGGCGGGCACGTACTGGACGCAGCTCTTCGGCGGCTGA
- a CDS encoding universal stress protein, giving the protein MTRPITAGIDGTEESLAALAWAAREAVRRGLPLTVVHAWRFQSNDAVDTGDRAAQERWVREAAEEAVRAVRDHHSGLDVTTDVLEGDAVETLTAAAAGAEMLVLGSRGHGRIMGFLVGSVGQQVIVDARCPVVFVRAGDKASDEVAGHEIVVGQEGDPEDSAAALGFAFETAARRGATLRAVRAWTLPPVFSYSPASLQLLDEAGGLEPFERKNLAAALAPWRERYPDVHVVEHVEMGSAGQVLLSVSGGTQLMVVGRRARRSAVGARIGSVAGGVLHHADCPVAVVPPA; this is encoded by the coding sequence ATGACGCGCCCGATCACGGCAGGGATCGACGGCACCGAGGAGAGCCTCGCCGCGCTGGCCTGGGCGGCCAGGGAGGCGGTCCGCCGGGGACTGCCGCTCACAGTGGTGCACGCCTGGCGGTTCCAGTCGAACGACGCGGTGGACACCGGGGACCGGGCCGCCCAGGAGCGGTGGGTGCGGGAGGCGGCCGAGGAGGCGGTGCGCGCCGTCCGCGACCACCACAGCGGCCTCGACGTCACCACGGACGTGCTGGAGGGCGACGCCGTGGAGACCCTGACCGCCGCGGCGGCCGGCGCCGAGATGCTGGTCCTGGGCTCGCGCGGGCACGGACGGATCATGGGCTTCCTGGTGGGCTCCGTGGGCCAGCAGGTGATCGTCGACGCCCGGTGCCCGGTGGTGTTCGTCCGGGCCGGCGACAAGGCCTCCGACGAAGTGGCCGGGCACGAGATCGTGGTCGGGCAGGAGGGCGACCCGGAGGACAGCGCCGCCGCGCTCGGCTTCGCCTTCGAGACCGCGGCCCGGCGCGGCGCCACCCTGCGGGCCGTACGCGCCTGGACCCTGCCGCCGGTGTTCTCCTACAGCCCCGCCTCCCTCCAGCTCCTCGACGAGGCCGGCGGTCTGGAGCCCTTCGAGCGGAAGAACCTGGCGGCCGCCCTCGCGCCATGGCGGGAGCGCTACCCGGACGTGCACGTCGTGGAGCACGTGGAGATGGGCAGCGCCGGGCAGGTGCTGCTGTCGGTGTCGGGCGGGACCCAGCTCATGGTCGTCGGCCGCCGCGCCCGCCGCTCCGCCGTGGGCGCCCGGATCGGCTCCGTGGCGGGAGGCGTGCTGCACCACGCGGACTGCCCGGTGGCGGTCGTCCCGCCCGCCTGA
- a CDS encoding DUF4032 domain-containing protein, with the protein MALQINATNPEHPALLLELPWHLPLEEWPEEYLVPLPRGISRHVVRYARAGDEVIAVKELARRPALREYELLRDLDRLGIPAVDPLAVVTGRTGLDGEPLESVLVTRHLGGSMPYRSMFETTLRPATMHRLMDALAALLVRLHLTGFAWGDCSLSNTLFRRDAGAFAAYLVDAETGDLHPELTRGQREYDLDLARVNISGELLDLEASGALHPSVDPIDFGTEICGRYQDLWKELTRTSVYPAGKHHYIERRIRRLNALGFDVAEMQIEHASNGDTVTFVPKVVDAGHHQRQLLRLTGLDAEENQARRLLTDLESWMATQDDYAPDGPPPSSRLRSSGGDAHGARPEVLAHRWVREVFRPTVRSVPPELRGQMDPAQIYHELLEHRWYLSERAQHDIGLETAVEDYIRTVLPKRREPLRAAEE; encoded by the coding sequence ATGGCACTGCAGATCAACGCCACCAACCCGGAGCACCCCGCGCTCCTGTTGGAACTGCCGTGGCACCTGCCGCTGGAGGAGTGGCCCGAGGAGTACCTGGTGCCGCTGCCGCGCGGCATCTCCCGGCACGTGGTGCGCTACGCCCGCGCCGGCGACGAGGTGATCGCGGTGAAGGAACTCGCCCGGCGTCCCGCGCTGCGCGAGTACGAACTGCTGCGCGACCTGGACCGGCTCGGCATACCGGCGGTGGACCCGCTCGCCGTGGTGACGGGCCGCACCGGCCTGGACGGGGAGCCGCTGGAGAGCGTGCTGGTCACCCGGCACCTCGGCGGCTCCATGCCGTACCGGTCGATGTTCGAGACGACGCTGCGGCCGGCCACCATGCACCGGCTGATGGACGCGCTCGCCGCGCTGCTGGTGCGGCTGCACCTGACCGGCTTCGCCTGGGGCGACTGCTCCCTGTCCAACACCCTGTTCCGGCGCGACGCGGGCGCCTTCGCCGCCTACCTGGTGGACGCCGAGACCGGCGACCTGCACCCCGAACTGACGCGCGGCCAGCGGGAGTACGACCTGGACCTGGCGCGGGTCAACATCAGCGGCGAGCTGCTGGACCTCGAGGCCTCCGGCGCGCTGCACCCCTCCGTCGACCCGATCGACTTCGGCACCGAGATCTGCGGGCGCTACCAGGACCTGTGGAAGGAGCTGACCCGCACCTCGGTCTACCCGGCCGGCAAGCACCACTACATCGAACGGCGCATCCGGCGGCTGAACGCACTCGGCTTCGACGTGGCCGAGATGCAGATCGAGCACGCCTCCAACGGCGACACGGTGACGTTCGTGCCGAAGGTCGTGGACGCCGGGCACCACCAGCGTCAGCTGCTGCGGCTGACCGGTCTGGACGCCGAGGAGAACCAGGCCAGGCGGCTGCTGACCGACCTGGAGAGCTGGATGGCCACCCAGGACGACTACGCCCCGGACGGCCCTCCCCCGAGCTCTCGGCTTCGCTCGAGCGGAGGGGACGCCCATGGCGCCCGTCCGGAGGTGCTCGCCCACCGCTGGGTGCGCGAGGTGTTCCGGCCCACCGTGCGGTCCGTGCCGCCCGAGCTGCGCGGGCAGATGGACCCCGCGCAGATCTACCACGAGCTGCTGGAGCACCGCTGGTACCTGTCCGAGCGGGCCCAGCACGACATCGGCCTGGAGACCGCCGTCGAGGACTACATCCGCACGGTGCTGCCGAAGCGGCGGGAGCCGCTGCGGGCCGCGGAGGAGTGA
- a CDS encoding MBL fold metallo-hydrolase — protein sequence MKATVRQVADGTYLVHGTNTNWVILTEGDAVTLIDTGYPGDREGLLGSLAEVGAAPEAVAAVLITHAHNDHLGSAEFLSAAYGTPVHTHEEEVPHARRDFLHQVTVARVLRNGWRPGVLPWAAHALRAGGTANVAVTSPRPFPDPGDGQPLDLPGRPVPVHTPGHTAGHCAFHLPHVGAVASGDALVSGHPVSRVEGPQMLTDMFHRERATAVRSLDVLAGLDGDLLLPGHGPVHRGPVRDAALLARERAQ from the coding sequence ATGAAGGCGACGGTGCGACAGGTGGCGGATGGCACGTATCTGGTGCACGGCACGAACACGAACTGGGTGATCCTCACCGAGGGGGACGCCGTGACCCTGATCGACACCGGCTACCCCGGCGACCGCGAGGGGCTGCTCGGCTCGCTCGCGGAGGTGGGCGCCGCGCCGGAGGCGGTGGCGGCCGTGCTGATCACCCACGCGCACAACGACCACCTGGGTTCCGCCGAGTTCCTCAGCGCCGCGTACGGCACCCCGGTCCACACCCACGAGGAGGAGGTGCCGCACGCCCGGCGGGACTTCCTGCACCAGGTGACCGTGGCACGGGTGCTGCGCAACGGCTGGCGTCCCGGCGTGCTGCCGTGGGCCGCGCACGCCCTGCGCGCCGGCGGCACGGCGAACGTGGCGGTCACCTCGCCCCGGCCGTTCCCGGACCCCGGCGACGGGCAGCCGCTCGACCTGCCGGGCCGGCCCGTCCCCGTGCACACCCCCGGCCACACCGCCGGGCACTGCGCCTTCCACCTCCCGCACGTCGGGGCGGTGGCGTCCGGCGACGCCCTGGTCAGCGGGCACCCCGTCTCCCGCGTCGAGGGCCCGCAGATGCTGACGGACATGTTCCACCGGGAGCGCGCCACCGCCGTGCGGTCGCTGGACGTGCTGGCCGGGCTGGACGGCGACCTGCTGCTGCCCGGCCACGGCCCGGTCCACCGGGGGCCGGTGCGGGACGCCGCCCTGCTGGCCCGCGAGCGCGCGCAATAG
- a CDS encoding alpha-ketoglutarate-dependent dioxygenase AlkB, translating to MSTHRLPALQGSLFDQDDELRLGPLDGVRRTALGRGAWIDLLPGWLHGSDALFDHLAAETPWRAERRQMYDQVVSVPRLLAYYGISAPLPHPVLTAARDALSAHYAEELGEPFATAGLCYYRDGRDSVAWHGDRIGRGAHEDTMVAILSVGAPRDLLLRPVGGGETVRRPLGHGDLVVMGGSCQRTWEHCVPKSTKAAGPRISVQFRPRGVN from the coding sequence ATGAGCACGCACCGCCTCCCGGCGCTCCAGGGCTCGCTCTTCGACCAGGACGACGAGCTGCGGCTCGGCCCGCTCGACGGGGTGCGCCGCACCGCACTCGGCCGGGGCGCCTGGATCGACCTGCTTCCCGGCTGGCTGCACGGGTCCGACGCGCTCTTCGACCACCTGGCCGCCGAGACCCCCTGGCGGGCCGAGCGGCGCCAGATGTACGACCAGGTCGTGTCCGTGCCCCGGCTGCTGGCGTACTACGGCATCAGCGCCCCGCTCCCCCACCCGGTCCTCACCGCGGCCCGCGACGCCCTGAGCGCCCACTACGCCGAGGAGCTGGGCGAGCCGTTCGCCACGGCCGGGCTGTGCTACTACCGCGACGGCCGGGACAGCGTCGCCTGGCACGGCGACCGGATCGGCCGGGGCGCCCACGAGGACACCATGGTCGCCATCCTGTCCGTGGGCGCGCCCCGCGACCTGCTGCTGCGGCCCGTCGGCGGCGGCGAGACCGTGCGCCGCCCGCTGGGCCACGGCGACCTGGTCGTGATGGGCGGATCGTGCCAGCGCACCTGGGAGCACTGCGTGCCCAAGAGCACCAAGGCCGCCGGACCGCGGATCTCCGTGCAGTTCCGCCCGCGCGGGGTGAACTGA
- a CDS encoding TetR/AcrR family transcriptional regulator — translation MADTGTGRVTRRRQRTRANLLDAAFTVFAAKGFGHVSIEEICEAAGYTRGAFYSNFAGLDELFFALCAQRADLIAEQVSGALASDGPDLDVAAAVDRVSEVLLLDRDWLLVKTDFLVHAARDPRAADTLLDHRARLRRAVADRLERARGHTGLPAVLGDAEGAAHAVIAAYDGVTVRLLLDRDVERARVWLKHLLTALLTG, via the coding sequence ATGGCGGACACCGGCACCGGGCGCGTCACCAGGCGCCGGCAGCGCACCCGCGCCAACCTGCTGGACGCCGCCTTCACCGTCTTCGCCGCCAAGGGCTTCGGCCACGTCTCCATCGAGGAGATCTGCGAGGCCGCCGGCTACACCCGCGGCGCCTTCTACTCCAACTTCGCCGGCCTCGACGAGCTGTTCTTCGCGCTCTGCGCCCAGCGCGCCGACCTGATCGCCGAGCAGGTCTCCGGCGCCCTCGCCTCGGACGGACCCGACCTCGACGTGGCCGCCGCCGTGGACCGGGTCTCCGAGGTGCTGCTGCTGGACCGCGACTGGCTGCTGGTGAAGACCGACTTCCTGGTGCACGCCGCCCGCGACCCCCGCGCGGCGGACACGCTGCTGGACCACCGGGCGCGGCTGCGGCGGGCCGTCGCCGACCGGCTGGAGCGGGCCCGCGGCCACACCGGACTGCCCGCCGTGCTCGGCGACGCCGAGGGCGCCGCACACGCCGTGATCGCCGCCTACGACGGCGTCACCGTCCGACTGCTGCTGGACCGGGACGTCGAACGCGCCCGGGTCTGGCTGAAACACCTGCTCACCGCGCTGCTCACCGGATGA
- a CDS encoding FAD-binding dehydrogenase: MDADVIVVGAGLAGLVAAHELTGRGRRVALVDQENAANLGGQAYWSFGGLFLVGSPEQRRLGVKDSFELAWNDWQGSAAFDRLDDEDSWARRWARAYVEWAAGEKRSWLDGHGITFLPTVGWAERGDLRAGGHGNSVPRFHIAWGTGTGVVAPFTRYAREAARDGLLTFHHRHRVDELVLENGAARGVRGTVLAEDDAPRGVASSREAIGAFELTAQAVIVTSGGIGADHDIVRRYWPERLGTPPREMVTGVPAYVDGRMLDISARAGVRLVNRDRMWHYTEGIRNWDPIWPGHGIRILPGPSSLWFDALGRRLPEPCLPGYDTLGTLRHLRTTEDIAPYDHSWFVLTQKIIEKEFALSGSEQNPDITAKDRAGFLRERVLGKGAPAPVDAFLRKGADFVTAATVEELVDRMNALTDAPLLDAALVRRQIEARDLQLANAYSKDAQVQGIRNARRYIGDRLGRVATPHRILDPAAGPLIAVKLHVLTRKTLGGIQTDLDSRALGADGSPVDGLYAAGEVAGFGGGGVHGYNALEGTFLGGCLFSGRAAGRAAAAQTA, translated from the coding sequence ATGGATGCCGACGTCATCGTCGTCGGAGCGGGCCTCGCGGGCCTCGTCGCGGCCCACGAACTCACCGGCAGGGGCCGCAGGGTCGCCCTGGTCGACCAGGAGAACGCCGCCAACCTCGGCGGCCAGGCCTACTGGTCGTTCGGCGGGCTGTTCCTGGTGGGGTCACCGGAGCAGCGCCGCCTCGGCGTCAAGGACTCCTTCGAGCTGGCCTGGAACGACTGGCAGGGCAGCGCCGCCTTCGACCGGCTCGACGACGAGGACTCCTGGGCGCGGCGCTGGGCGCGCGCCTACGTCGAGTGGGCGGCGGGGGAGAAGCGGTCCTGGCTGGACGGCCACGGCATCACCTTCCTGCCCACCGTCGGCTGGGCCGAACGCGGCGACCTGCGCGCCGGCGGTCACGGCAACTCCGTGCCCCGCTTCCACATCGCCTGGGGCACCGGCACCGGCGTCGTCGCCCCCTTCACGCGGTACGCCCGTGAGGCCGCGCGCGACGGACTGCTGACCTTCCACCACCGCCACCGCGTCGACGAGCTGGTCCTGGAGAACGGCGCCGCGCGCGGGGTGCGCGGCACCGTGCTGGCCGAGGACGACGCGCCGCGCGGCGTGGCCTCCAGCCGCGAGGCGATCGGCGCGTTCGAACTCACCGCCCAGGCCGTGATCGTCACCAGCGGCGGCATCGGCGCCGACCACGACATCGTCCGGCGGTACTGGCCCGAGCGGCTGGGCACCCCGCCGCGCGAGATGGTCACCGGCGTCCCCGCCTACGTGGACGGGCGGATGCTCGACATCAGCGCCCGCGCGGGCGTACGCCTGGTCAACCGCGACCGCATGTGGCACTACACCGAGGGCATCCGGAACTGGGACCCGATCTGGCCGGGACACGGCATCCGCATCCTGCCCGGCCCGTCCTCCCTGTGGTTCGACGCCCTCGGCCGCCGGCTCCCCGAGCCCTGCCTGCCCGGCTACGACACCCTCGGCACGCTCAGGCACCTGCGCACCACCGAGGACATCGCCCCGTACGACCACTCCTGGTTCGTCCTCACCCAGAAGATCATCGAGAAGGAGTTCGCGCTCTCCGGCTCCGAGCAGAACCCGGACATCACCGCCAAGGACCGGGCCGGGTTCCTCCGCGAACGCGTCCTCGGCAAGGGCGCCCCCGCCCCGGTGGACGCCTTCCTGCGCAAGGGCGCGGACTTCGTCACCGCCGCCACCGTCGAGGAACTCGTCGACAGGATGAACGCCCTCACCGACGCGCCCCTGCTCGACGCGGCCCTCGTCCGGCGCCAGATCGAGGCGCGCGACCTGCAGCTCGCCAACGCCTACAGCAAGGACGCCCAGGTGCAGGGCATCCGCAACGCCCGCCGCTACATCGGCGACCGCCTCGGCCGGGTCGCCACCCCGCACCGCATCCTCGACCCGGCGGCCGGTCCGCTGATCGCCGTGAAGCTGCACGTCCTCACCCGCAAGACGCTCGGCGGCATCCAGACCGACCTGGACTCCCGCGCGCTGGGCGCCGACGGCAGCCCGGTCGACGGGCTGTACGCGGCCGGCGAGGTCGCGGGCTTCGGCGGCGGAGGCGTCCACGGGTACAACGCCCTGGAGGGCACCTTCCTCGGCGGCTGCCTCTTCTCGGGGCGCGCGGCGGGGCGGGCGGCGGCCGCACAGACGGCGTAG